In the genome of Tissierella sp., the window AAGAAGGTATAGAAGTTAAAGTAATTGAATTCACAGACTATGTAAAACCAAATATAGCTTTAAGTGATGGAGAATTGGATGCTAACTTCTTCCAACATGAACCATATTTCAATGAATTCAAAGCTAGTAAAAACTTAGATTTAGTATCCTTAGGAAAGGTTCATGTAGAGCCAATGGCATTATACTCAAATATTTCTAAGTCTCTTGATGATTTAAAAGATGGGGCTGAAATAGCCATCCCAAATGATACTGTTAATGGAGGCAGAGCCTTACTTCTATTAGAAGCAAATGGATTAATTAAATTGAAAGATGATGCTGGGATTGAAGCTACTGAAAAAGATATAGTCAAAAATCCGAAAAACTTCAAATTTACAGCAGTCGAAGCTGCTGGATTACCAAGAGTTTTAGATAGTATCGATGGTGCAGTAAT includes:
- a CDS encoding MetQ/NlpA family ABC transporter substrate-binding protein, with translation MKKVLSVLSIFVLSLVLLTGCTQKKSGSNEITIGVSPEPHAKLVNLVIEDLKKEGIEVKVIEFTDYVKPNIALSDGELDANFFQHEPYFNEFKASKNLDLVSLGKVHVEPMALYSNISKSLDDLKDGAEIAIPNDTVNGGRALLLLEANGLIKLKDDAGIEATEKDIVKNPKNFKFTAVEAAGLPRVLDSIDGAVINGNYALEAGLNPVRDGLLVEGKDSPYANLIAVRTGEEKEDKFVKLLKALQSDKVKKYIEDNYDGGVVPAF